One region of Alosa sapidissima isolate fAloSap1 chromosome 1, fAloSap1.pri, whole genome shotgun sequence genomic DNA includes:
- the LOC121724885 gene encoding lipoamide acyltransferase component of branched-chain alpha-keto acid dehydrogenase complex, mitochondrial-like — translation MATTTLRGSLRLLKRMPQLIYHCYMQCTMLQPPGPERTLHILVPFGATQWRHFRTSYRSNGKILPFKLSDIGEGIMEVTVKEWYVKEGDKVSQFDSICEVQSDKASVTITSRYDGVIRKLYYDVDDTALVGTPLVDIETNRAQEGSPEEDVVETPAVAHQHTHQEIKGHKTQATPAVRRLAIENNIKLSEVVGTGKDGRILKEDILNFLAKQTGAILPYEGEQQVTTPAVRTTASAPSRDKAPVSSGPTVAAPRPVFTGKDRTEPLKGIQKAMVKTMTAALKIPPFGYCDEVDLSQLVRLRTELKGLAESRGVKLSYMPFFIKASSLGLLHFPILNASVDEGCQNITYKASHNIGLAMDTPQGLIVPNVKSVQTLSIFDIAVELNRLQNLGASGQLGTAELTGGTFTLSNIGSIGGTYAKPVILPPEVAIGALGKIQVLPRFNTQGDITEAHMMSVSWTADHRIIDGATMCRFSNLWRSYLENPASMVLDLK, via the exons ATGGCGACGACAACACTACGGGGCTCCCTCAGATTACTTAAACGAATG CCCCAGCTCATCTACCACTGCTACATGCAGTGCACAATGCTGCAGCCGCCAGGACCCGAGCGTACACTCCATATTCTCGTACCTTTTGGAGCAACACAATGGAGGCATTTCAGGACCAGTTACA GAAGTAATGGAAAAATTCTACCTTTCAAACTGTCTGACATCGGTGAAGGAATTATGGAGGTGACTGTGAAAGAATG GTATGTTAAAGAGGGAGACAAAGTGTCCCAGTTTGACAGCATATGTGAGGTCCAAAGTGACAAGGCGTCAGTCACCATCACCAGCCGCTATGATGGAGTCATTCGAAAGCTTTACTATGATGTGGATGACACAGCTCTTGTCGGCACTCCTCTGGTTGATATTGAGACTAACAGGGCTCAAG AAGGCTCTCCGGAGGAAGATGTGGTGGAGACGCCTGCAGTGGCACACCAGCACACGCACCAGGAGATCAAAGGCCATAAGACCCAGGCCACTCCTGCTGTCAGACGCCTCGCCATAGAGAACAAT ATTAAACTCAGCGAGGTGGTGGGGACTGGAAAAGACGGGCGTATCTTGAAAGAGGATATCCTCAACTTCCTGGCCAAGCAGACGGGAGCTATTCTTCCCTACGAGGGCGAGCAGCAGGTTACAACCCCTGCTGTGAGAACAACAGCATCCGCCCCCTCTAGAGACAAAGCACCCGTTAGCAGCGGCCCCACAGTAGCAGCACCCAGGCCCGTCTTCACAGGGAAGGACCGCACAGAGCCTCTAAAGG GTATCCAGAAGGCCATGGTAAAGACCATGACTGCTGCTTTGAAGATCCCTCCCTTTGGCTACTGTGATGAGGTTGACCTGTCCCAGCTGGTGAGGCTACGGACAGAGCTGAAGGGGCTGGCTGAGTCTCGTGGGGTCAAGCTCAGCTACATGCCTTTCTTTATCAAG GCCTCGTCGCTGGGTTTGCTCCACTTCCCCATCCTTAATGCTTCCGTGGATGAAGGCTGCCAGAACATCACCTACAAG GCATCTCACAACATTGGACTTGCCATGGACACTCCCCAGGGTCTCATTGTGCCCAACGTGAAGAGTGTCCAGACACTGAGCATCTTCGATATTGCTGTGGAGCTCAATCGTCTCCAGAACCTGGGGGCATCAGGCCAGCTGGGCACTGCAGAGCTCACTGGCGGCACCTTCACCCTGTCCAACATCGGCTCA ATTGGTGGGACATATGCCAAGCCAGTAATTCTACCTCCGGAAGTGGCGATTGGAGCTTTAGGAAAGATCCAA GTGCTGCCCAGGTTTAACACTCAGGGTGACATCACCGAAGCACACATGATGAGTGTTAGCTGGACAGCAGACCACCGCATTATCGATGGAGCCACCATGTGCCGGTTCTCCAATCTATGGAGATCCTATTTGGAGAACCCTGCCTCTATGGTGCTGGACCTCAAATAA
- the xpr1b gene encoding xenotropic and polytropic retrovirus receptor 1 homolog — protein MKFTEHLSAHITPEWRKQYIQYEAFKEMLYSAQDQAPSIEVTDEDTVKRYYAKFEEKFFQTCEKELAKINTFYSEKLAEAQRRFATLQNELQSSLDAQRESSGGPGLRRRRAVFHLTQQERCTHRNIKDLKLAFSEFYLSLILLQNYQNLNFTGFRKILKKHDKIFETTRGADWRVAHVEVAPFYTCKKITQLISETEALVTTELECGDRQRAMKRLRVPPLGAAQPAPAWTTFRVGLYCGVFIVLLVTVIITGVAKILTEDPPGERVWPLVRIYRGGFLLIEFLFLLGINTYGWRQAGVNHVLIFELNPRNNLSHQHLFEIAGFLGVLWCVSILSCLFSASLHVPMSASPLMLYGFFFIFLINPFKTCYYKSRFWLLKLLFRVVTGPFHRVEFADFWLADQLNSLGMVLMDLEYMICYYSMDFDWTKPYNMDPSGQNVGQSECHTYSYGVRAVIQCLPAWFRFVQCLRRYRDTKRAFPHLVNAGKYSTTFFAVTFTALYHTHKGDPENTVFFYMMISCLVASSCYTLIWDLKMDWGLFDRNAGENTFLREEIVYPQKVYYYCAIIEDVLLRFAWTIPISVSSSTSIPHISDIISTILAPLEVFRRFVWNFFRLENEHLNNCGEFRAVRDISVAPLNADDQTLLEQMMDQEDGVRNRLGKKNWKRSYSMSLRRPRLASQSKMRDTKVLIEDTDDDT, from the exons ATGAAATTCACAGAGCATCTCTCTGCACACATCACTCCGGAATGGAGGAAACAATACATTCAATATGAG GCATTTAAAGAGATGCTGTACTCGGCCCAGGACCAGGCTCCATCGATTGAAG TCACTGATGAGGACACAGTCAAGAGATACTATGCCAAGTTTGAAGAGAAGTTCTTCCAAACATGCGAAAAGGAGCTGGCCAAAATCAACACGTTCTACTCAG AAAAGCTGGCCGAGGCGCAGCGGCGTTTCGCCACACTGCAGAACGAGTTGCAGTCGTCGCTGGACGCGCAACGGGAGAGCAGTGGTGGGCCAGGCCTGCGCCGACGCCGCGCAGTCTTCCACCTCACCCAGCAGGAGCGCTGCACTCACCGCAACATCAAAGACCTGAAGCTGGCCTTCAGCGAGTTCTACCTCAGCCTGATCCTGCTGCAGAACTACCAG AATCTGAACTTCACAGGCTTCCGGAAGATTCTGAAGAAACATGACAAGATCTTTGAGACGACACGGGGTGCGGACTGGCGGGTGGCACATGTGGAAGTGGCGCCCTTCTACACCTGCAAGAAGATCACTCAGCTCATCTCTGAGACTGAG gccCTGGTCACCACAGAGCTGGAGTGTGGCGACCGTCAGAGGGCCATGAAGCGGCTGAGGGTGCCCCCTCTGGGTGCAGCTCAG CCTGCACCTGCGTGGACCACCTTTAGAGTCGGCCTATACTGTGGAGTCTTCATCGTTCTCCTTGTCACAGTCATCATCACAG GCGTGGCGAAGATCCTGACCGAAGATCCTCCTGGCGAGCGCGTGTGGCCGCTGGTGCGCATCTACCGTGGCGGCTTCCTGCTCATCGAGTTCCTCTTCCTGCTGGGGATCAACACCTATGGCTGGAGGCAGGCAGGAGTCAACCACGTGCTCATATTCGAGCTCAACCCCCGCAACAACCTCTCCCACCAGCATCTCTTCGAG ATTGCGGGCTTCCTGGGTGTGCTGTGGTGCGTGAGCATCCTGTCGTGCCTCTTCTCCGCCTCCCTGCACGTACCCATGTCGGCCAGCCCGCTCATGCTCTACGgcttcttcttcatcttcctcatcaACCCCTTCAAGACCTGCTACTACAAGTCCCGCTTCTGGCTCCTCAAGCTGCTG TTCCGGGTCGTCACGGGTCCATTCCACAGGGTGGAGTTTGCAGACTTCTGGCTGGCTGACCAGTTGAACTCTCTGGGGATGGTGCTGATGGACCTGGAGTATATGATCTGCTACTACAGCATGGACTTCGACTGGACCAAGCCATATAACATGGACCCATCAG GACAGAACGTAGGTCAGAGCGAGTGCCACACTTACTCGTACGGCGTGCGTGCTGTGATCCAGTGCTTGCCCGCCTGGTTCCGCTTTGTGCAGTGCCTGAGGCGTTACCGTGACACCAAGCGTGCCTTCCCTCACCTGGTCAACGCCGGCAAATACTCCACCACCTTCTTCGCCGTCACCTTCACCGccctctaccacacacacaaag GCGATCCTGAGAACACGGTGTTCTTCTACATGATGATCAGCTGTCTGGTGGCCAGCTCCTGCTACACGCTCATCTGGGACCTGAAGATGGACTGGGGGCTGTTCGACCGCAACGCCGGAGAAAACACCTTCCTGAGGGAGGAGATTGTCTACCCACAGAAA GTGTACTACTACTGTGCCATAATCGAGGACGTGCTCCTGCGCTTTGCCTGGACCATCCCCATCTCCGTCAGCTCCAGCACCAGTATACCTCACATCTCCGACATCATCAGCACCATCCTGGCTCCACTAGAGGTCTTCAG ACGGTTTGTGTGGAACTTTTTCCGTCTGGAGAACGAGCACCTGAACAATTGTGGTGAGTTCCGCGCAGTGCGGGACATCTCGGTGGCGCCACTCAATGCAGATGACCAGACACTGCTGGAGCAGATGATGGACCAGGAGGACGGCGTCCGCAACCGCCTCGGCAAGAAGAACTGGAAAAGGAGCTACAGCATGTCCCTGAGACGGCCGCGTCTAGCCTCCCA gtCTAAGATGCGCGACACTAAGGTCCTCATCGAGGACACGGACGATGACACCTGA